Proteins co-encoded in one Arachis hypogaea cultivar Tifrunner chromosome 13, arahy.Tifrunner.gnm2.J5K5, whole genome shotgun sequence genomic window:
- the LOC112733497 gene encoding linoleate 13S-lipoxygenase 3-1, chloroplastic, with protein MAAGTKSVMLALLDTFPLHLHHNNGSPLCQERRFMMLSCIRGGTNNIVRARQKQIAPTVVAALIESEKRDMNTTTITKLTAEVAVRSGNNNNNNKVFASNMKTLVNIFRPTVQPHANKGLVLQLVSTHQLGPNGTEAKLSEEIVLEWPENDVVLGGEGSINTYKVEFCVDSDFGVPGAVAVLNRYHSELFLDSINIQQLNLHFPCKSWVQPVNKIDPHKRIFFFNKVYLPFETPIGLKQVRERELRQMRGDGRGHRKSCDRIYEYDVYNDLGDPDKGYEYERPTLGGQNNPYPTRCRTGRPPTRIDSHAESRPSGSESIYVPRDEELADIKKHALDRAKLIAIARNIVPALLDKMGNEGVLNIHNFIRESRHSHSNLGGTIEELFKFDPPKIFSRGKSHFLEDDEFGRQVLAGLNPLSIERLKVFPPVSKLDPCKSALKEEHIIDHIDGMSIQQALEHKKLFILDYHDIFLPFVDRINALDDRKAYATTTIFFLTKMGTLKPIAIQLALPTMDPNTSSKQVLTPPVDTTTKWLWQLGKAHVCSNDAFVHTYLHHWLRIHATMEPFIIAAHRQLSVMHPIYKLLHPHMRYTLKTNATARETLINAGGILETNFGPGKYSMQITSAAYRDWWQFDQEGLPTDLIRRGLAVPDESQPQGVRLVIEDYPYAADGLLIWSSIEKLVKTYVNHYYKDVDAISSDYELQSWYKEFINLGHPDHKNASWWPKLSTPENLISILTTIIWIVTAQHAVLNFSQYHYGGYVPMRPALMRKLIPKEGDLDYIDFVMDPQRYFESSLPSLSQAAKFMAVTSIGSAHSPEEEYIGDRNDLCFWLEEPKIIDAFKQFSMEIKNIETEIEKRNADKKLRNRCGVGVTPYELLMPWSDQGVTGRGVPNSVTA; from the exons ATGGCTGCAGGGACAAAGAGTGTTATGCTAGCGCTCTTGGATACATTCCCCCTACATCTACATCATAATAATGGATCTCCACTATGCCAAGAAAGGAGATTCATGATGCTTTCATGTATTCGTGGTGGAACCAACAACATAGTTAGAGCGAGGCAGAAGCAAATTGCACCCACTGTAGTGGCGGCTTTGATTGAGAGTGAGAAGAGGGATATGAACACAACCACCATAACCAAGTTAACTGCGGAGGTTGCCGTGAGAAGtggtaacaacaacaacaataataaggtGTTTGCAAGCAACATGAAAACTCTCGTCAACATTTTTAGGCCTACTGTTCAACCCCACGCCAACAAAGGTCTTGTTCTCCAGCTTGTTAGCACTCATCAACTTGGTCCTA ATGGTACGGAGGCAAAGTTGAGCGAGGAAATAGTGTTGGAGTGGCCCGAAAACGACGTCGTATTGGGAGGTGAAGGAAGCATCAACACCTACAAAGTTGAATTCTGTGTGGACTCTGATTTTGGAGTACCTGGAGCAGTTGCTGTCCTTAATCGCTATCACAGTGAGCTCTTCTTGGACAGCATAAACATTCAACAACTAAATCTTCATTTTCCATGCAAGTCTTGGGTGCAGCCTGTAAATAAAATTGATCCCCACAagagaattttcttctttaacaaG GTGTATCTCCCTTTTGAGACACCAATTGGATTGAAACAAGTTAGAGAAAGAGAGCTAAGGCAGATGAGAGGCGATGGTAGAGGGCATAGAAAATCATGTGACAGAATATATGAGTATGATGTGTATAACGATTTGGGTGATCCTGACAAGGGATATGAGTATGAAAGGCCAACACTTGGTGGCCAAAACAACCCTTATCCCACACGTTGCCGCACTGGACGTCCACCTACTAGAATTG ATTCACATGCGGAATCAAGGCCTAGTGGATCAGAGTCAATATACGTTCCTAGAGATGAGGAACTAGCAGACATAAAGAAGCATGCCCTTGATCGAGCGAAATTGATTGCGATTGCTAGGAACATTGTTCCTGCATTATTAGATAAGATGGGCAATGAAGGTGTTCTCAACATTCATAACTTCATCAGGGAGTCAAGGCACTCTCATTCTAATTTGGGTGGCACTATAGAAGAACTTTTTAAATTTGATCCTCCAAAGATATTTTCAA GAGGAAAATCACACTTTTTAGAAGATGATGAATTTGGACGCCAAGTTCTAGCAGGGCTAAATCCTCTCAGTATTGAAAGGCTAAAG GTTTTCCCACCAGTGAGCAAATTGGATCCCTGTAAGTCAGCACTAAAAGAAGAACACATTATAGACCACATCGATGGGATGTCCATCCAACAG GCATTGGAACACAAGAAGTTGTTCATATTGGACTATCATGATATCTTCCTACCCTTTGTTGATCGAATTAATGCTCTTGATGACCGCAAAGCTTATGCAACCACCACAATTTTCTTCCTCACCAAAATGGGAACTCTAAAACCCATTGCTATACAGCTTGCTCTGCCGACAATGGATCCAAACACCTCATCCAAGCAAGTGCTCACCCCTCCTGTAGACACCACCACCAAATGGCTCTGGCAACTTGGCAAAGCTCATGTTTGCTCTAATGATGCTTTTGTTCATACATATCTGCACCACTG GTTAAGAATACATGCAACTATGGAACCATTCATAATTGCTGCTCATCGACAACTGAGTGTTATGCATCCTATATACAAGCTTCTGCATCCCCATATGCGTTACACACTCAAGACAAACGCCACAGCTCGTGAGACACTCATCAACGCCGGAGGTATCTTAGAGACTAACTTCGGTCCTGGAAAATATTCTATGCAGATCACTTCTGCTGCATACAGAGATTGGTGGCAATTTGACCAAGAAGGTCTTCCTACCGATCTAATAAGAAG AGGCTTAGCGGTTCCTGATGAATCACAACCACAAGGTGTTAGATTAGTCATTGAAGATTATCCCTATGCAGCTGATGGACTCCTCATATGGTCCAGCATAGAGAAATTGGTTAAGACTTATGTGAACCATTACTACAAAGACGTTGACGCCATTTCATCTGACTATGAACTTCAATCTTGGTACAAAGAATTCATCAATCTCGGACACCCTGATCATAAAAACGCTAGCTGGTGGCCTAAACTTTCCACCCCTGAAAATCTCATCTCCATCTTGACCACCATTATTTGGATTGTAACAGCACAACATGCAGTGTTGAACTTTAGCCAATACCACTACGGTGGATATGTTCCAATGCGGCCGGCGTTGATGCGAAAACTAATTCCCAAGGAGGGTGATCTTGACTACATAGACTTTGTCATGGATCCACAGAGATACTTTGAGTCATCACTTCCGAGTTTATCTCAAGCAGCAAAGTTCATGGCTGTGACTAGCATAGGCTCTGCGCACTCGCCGGAAGAGGAGTACATAGGAGACAGAAATGACTTGTGTTTTTGGTTGGAAGAGCCTAAGATCATTGATGCCTTCAAACAATTTTCaatggaaataaaaaatattgagacgGAGATTGAGAAAAGAAATGCTGATAAAAAACTTAGGAACAGATGTGGTGTTGGAGTTACACCATATGAATTGCTTATGCCATGGTCAGATCAAGGGGTCACAGGAAGAGGGGTGCCAAATAGTGTAACAGCTTAA
- the LOC112733500 gene encoding probable hexosyltransferase MUCI70, which translates to MSLGLRSSGSYGSLLENGVSPIQAASARKASKMVKEKDKERLFLWICKFAGRKKVGMLFLCAISAAVFIWVLYVGKGDDSPEGNAVQGINVNESMSIDDSSPLISTAASALGLTTNLALPPPPPSYFLGYSLPEGHPCNSFTLPPPPSDPKRTGPRPCPVCYLPVEEAIELMPKSPSPSPVLKNLTYIYEENISRFGEFGGSDFGGYPTLKQRNESFDIQESMSVHCGFVRGTKPGHNTGFDIDEADILEMEKCNGVVVASAIFGNFDEINEPADISTYSKETVCFLMFVDEETEKYLKSSGKLGSSKMIGLWRIIVAHNLPYTDARRTGKIPKLLLHRLVPNARYSIWVDGKLKLVVDPYKILERFLWRKNATFAISKHYRRFDVFVEAEANKAAKKYDNASIDFQIEFYKREGLTPYTEAKLPLTSDVPEGCVVIREHVPISNLFTCLWFNEVDRFTSRDQISFSTVRDKILSKVDFHFNMFLDCERRNFVIQKYHRDILLRLAPPAGHVQPPPPPAPILEVVSEKVVSPPSRRGPGRRGRDRKTGNRRHRKVVAGSKDMDTAS; encoded by the exons ATGTCATTAGGTCTTCGTTCTTCTGGGAGTTATGGGTCTCTGCTTGAAAACGGAGTGTCACCAATTCAAGCAGCATCGGCACGCAAGGCTTCCAAGATGGTGAAGGAGAAAGATAAGGAGAGACTCTTCCTTTGGATCTGCAAGTTTGCTGGTCGCAAGAAGGTTGGAATGCTTTTCCTCTGCGCCATCTCCGCTGCCGTCTTCATCTGGGTTCTCTATGTTGGAAAAG GTGATGATTCTCCGGAAGGAAATGCCGTGCAGGGCATTAATGTTAATGAAAGCATGTCTATAGATGATTCCTCGCCTCTGATCTCTACTGCGGCAAGTGCCCTGGGCTTGACTACCAATCTGGCATTACCGCCTCCTCCCCCTAGTTATTTTTTGGGGTATAGTCTTCCAGAGGGGCATCCATGTAATAGCTTCACTCTTCCTCCCCCACCATCTGATCCAAAGCGTACCGGGCCACGGC CATGCCCGGTATGTTACCTTCCTGTGGAAGAAGCTATTGAGCTGATGCCAAAGTCACCATCACCTTCACCAGTTCTTAAGAATTTAACTTATATCTATGAGGAAAATATAAGTAGATTTGGAGAATTCGGTGGCTCAGACTTTGGTGGATATCCTACTTTGAAGCAAAGGAATGAGTCTTTTGATATACAAGAATCAATGAGTGTGCACTGCGG ATTTGTAAGAGGAACTAAACCTGGCCACAACACAGGATTTGACATTGATGAAGCTGACATTCTTGAAATGGAGAAGTGTAATGGAGTAGTTGTTGCATCTGCCATATTTG GAAATTTTGACGAGATAAATGAGCCAGCAGATATAAGTACATATTCAAAGGAGACAGTGTGCTTCCTTATGTTTGTAGatgaagaaacagaaaaatatctAAAGAGTTCAGGCAAGCTGGGAAGCAGCAAGATGATTGGCTTATGGAGAATTATCGTTGCTCATAATCTTCCTTACACAGATGCACGGCGGACGGGAAAG ATTCCGAAGCTTCTGTTACATAGATTGGTTCCAAATGCTCGCTATTCTATATGGGTTGATGGGAAGCTTAAGCTTGTTGTTGATCCATATAAAATTCTTGAAAG GTTTTTGTGGAGGAAGAATGCAACTTTTGCAATATCAAAGCATTATAGGcgctttgatgtatttgttgaggcCGAGGCAAACAAAGCTGCCAAAAAATATGATAATGCCTCTATCGACTTTCAGATTGAGTTTTACAAGCGAGAGGGATTGACCCCATATACAGAGGCCAAGCTTCCTCTTACAAGTG ATGTTCCTGAAGGATGTGTTGTAATACGAGAGCATGTGCCGATTAGCAACCTTTTCACTTGTCTTTGGTTCAATGAAGTTGACAGATTTACTTCCAGGGACCAGATTAGTTTCTCAACCGTCAGGGATAAAATTTTGTCGAAGGTGGATTTTCATTTTAACATGTTCTTGGACTGTGAAAGACGCAACTTTGTGATTCAG AAATACCACAGGGATATATTGCTGCGGCTAGCTCCACCAGCGGGTCATGTCCAACCACCCCCTCCGCCAGCTCCAATTCTCGAGGTGGTCAGTGAAAAGGTTGTAAGTCCACCCAGCAGGAGAGGGCCGGGAAGGCGTGGAAGAGATAGGAAAACTGGTAATAGGCGCCACCGCAAAGTTGTTGCTGGAAGTAAAGACATGGACACAGCAAGTTAA
- the LOC112733498 gene encoding GTP-binding protein At2g22870, whose product MALRTRFFTLTPQIPFPSSTSSSFSLLSLRRPLPRSATFSSSAAAVQTVLFVPPGVEPQEVDDSMVLPGSNIVIGPYAGDSRIKGVEFVKSSGKARDCPKDDRPEFAILGRSNVGKSSLINSLVRKKEIALTSKKPGKTQLINHFLVNKSWYLVDLPGYGFAKAPEAAKMDWSSFTKGYFLNRDTLVAVLLLIDASVPPQKIDLDCANWLGRNNIPITFVFTKCDKIKVAKGKRPDENIRDFQEIIRQNYKIHPPWIMTSSVTGMGRDDLLLHMSQLRNYWDQ is encoded by the exons ATGGCGCTAAGAACTCGATTCTTCACTCTCACTCCCCAAATCCCATTTCcttcatcaacatcatcatctttCTCACTCCTCTCTCTGCGGCGCCCTCTTCCCCGTTCAGCAACCTTCTCCTCCTCTGCAGCCGCCGTCCAAACGGTGCTATTCGTCCCGCCGGGAGTGGAGCCCCAAGAAGTCGACGATTCAATGGTTCTTCCAGGATCCAACATCGTAATCGGACCCTACGCAGGCGATTCCCGCATTAAGGGTGTGGAGTTCGTGAAGAGTAGCGGCAAGGCCAGGGACTGCCCCAAAGATGACCGACCCGAATTCGCCATATTAGGTCGCTCCAATGTCGGCAAGTCTTCTCTTATCAATTCCCTTGTTCGCAAGAAAGAGATTGCCCTCACCTCCAAGAAACCAG GGAAGACGCAGCTTATCAATCACTTCTTGGTCAACAAAAGCTGGTACCTTGTGGATTTGCCTGGTTATGG CTTTGCTAAAGCGCCTGAAGCTGCTAAAATGGACTGGTCCTCGTTCACCAAAGGGTACTTTTTGAATAGAGATACTCTCGTGGCTGTCTTGCTTCTCATTGATGCAAGtgttccacctcaaaagatcgaCTTGGATTGTGCGAATTGGCTTGGACGCAATAAT ATACCAATCACTTTTGTTTTCACCAAATGTGACAAAATAAAGGTGGCAAAGGGGAAAAGGCCTGATGAGAACATAAGGGATTTTCAAGAAATAATCAGGCAAAACTACAAGATACATCCCCCTTGGATCATGACCAGCAGTGTAACTGGAATGGGCAGAGATGACCTTCTCTTGCATATGTCACAGTTGAGAAACTATTGGGATCAATAG